In Chitinophagaceae bacterium, the genomic window ATTGGCCTTAACCTTTGTGTTTACAAAGCTGCTTATAAAGCCTGCGACAGTTATTGTAACATTAAGCACAATAATTACCTGCCTTATTGCATGGCTGCCCTTTATGCAAAAGAAAAGCATTGTGCCGATGCGCTGTTGCTTAACGACAAAGGGAGGATTGCCGATAGCAGTATTGCCAATGTGTACCTTATTAAAGGAGAAAATATTATTACCCCTGCATTAGCCGAAGGCTGCATAGAAGGTGTAATGAGAAATTTTCTTATGAAAAAACTTCCGGGCCTGGGGTTTTCTATAAAGGAGGGCGAAGTTACCGAAGAAATGCTGCTGCAGGCCGATGAAGTATTTTTGAGCAATTCAATTTTTAATATAAGATGGGTAGGCCAGGTAGGCCACAAGTATTTTACTCCAAATAAAGTAATAGAAATTGTAGATGCGCTGCACCTTGCATTTCCTAAAATTTTTCATAGGGATTAAACAAATAAATCACCGGTATTTACAGCAGTGCCTGTTGTTTCGGCAAATACCTGCATGAGTTTTACTACGGCTTTTTTGCCTTCTTCACCCAAGTAACTGGTAAAGTGGTTTACATAAAGCTCTATATGTTTACGCATAACTGCTTCGCTCATTTCTTGTGCATTAATAGTAACATAACCCGATAACTGCGGATAGGCCGCAAAAGACAACGCAATACTTTTTTGTATAAGGGCTTCTGTTTGTTTTTGAATTTCTGCAGGAAGTTTTTTATCTATTACAATGCCGCCAAGAGGAATGGCAGTGCCAATGGTTTTTTCCCAATAATCGCCCAGGTCAATTATTTTAGTTAACCCTTTTGCCACGTAAGTAAAGCGGTTTTCATGAATAATTACGCCAAGGCCATTGCCTTGCAAAACAAAATTTTCTATCTCATCATACCGCATAAACTCTTTATGCTTTGCTTCAGGAAAAGCCAAAGAAAATAAAAGATGTGCCGTGGTATTTTTCCCCGGTATGGCAATTCTATGATTGGCCACATCATTTACCGAAATATTATTTAACGCAATTAGCAATGGCCCTACCCCACTACCTAATGCGCTGCCGCTATTCAATAATTTATATTTACTGGCTACCAATGGCAGTACGCCGTAACTCAGTTTGGTAACTGGTAGTTTGCCCAGCAAGGCCCAATTGTTTAGGGTTTGCACATCTTCCAATACGGGTTCAAAATGTAAATTTCCCGTATCCATTTTTTTATTGACCAGTGCATCAAATATAAAAGTATCATTGGGGCAGGGTGAAAACCCGATTTTTAAAATAATCTTTTCTCTCATTAATACTATACAATTTTTAAAATATCTTCCAGGCTATTACAAAGGTTATCTATTGCTTCTTCCATCTTCCATTTTGATTTATCTCTTTCGCCCACATAATTGCTGATGCCCCTTATTTGTAAAAATGGTATTTCTTTTTGCAGGCATACATAGTGAAATGCAGCGCCTTCCATTGTTTCCAAATGGGCATTATATTTTTGCCGTACCAACTGATTATAGTTTTTTTCAGAAATAATTAAATTTATTGTTGCTGCATTTACTTTTTGCAGTGATAATAATTGGAGTATGGGATGGTAGTTTTCTAAATAACCATTTTTATAGGGAAAATCATTTTCGCCGGCAAGGCCCATTTCAAAAACGGATGATAAAGTACCATTGTGTAATAACCCCAAATCTGCAAAACAATCTTTTGCCACTGCAACCGTTTGGCCCAATTGTAAATTACCAGTAAAACTTCCGGCAATACCCGCCTGTATCACTATATCATAAGCTGCATTTATTTTTTGGCT contains:
- a CDS encoding 1,4-dihydroxy-6-naphthoate synthase: MILKIGFSPCPNDTFIFDALVNKKMDTGNLHFEPVLEDVQTLNNWALLGKLPVTKLSYGVLPLVASKYKLLNSGSALGSGVGPLLIALNNISVNDVANHRIAIPGKNTTAHLLFSLAFPEAKHKEFMRYDEIENFVLQGNGLGVIIHENRFTYVAKGLTKIIDLGDYWEKTIGTAIPLGGIVIDKKLPAEIQKQTEALIQKSIALSFAAYPQLSGYVTINAQEMSEAVMRKHIELYVNHFTSYLGEEGKKAVVKLMQVFAETTGTAVNTGDLFV
- a CDS encoding aminotransferase class IV is translated as MTYYNYNGVLFEENTPVAGVNSRALRYGDGLFETIKYSEGELLLEHEHFARLWKGMKKMYFDIPKHFTPDKLKEEISKTLQKNKHIGARIRMAILRGDGGMFDPKSHVPEYLIQSWQLPPHIEMLNSIGLNLCVYKAAYKACDSYCNIKHNNYLPYCMAALYAKEKHCADALLLNDKGRIADSSIANVYLIKGENIITPALAEGCIEGVMRNFLMKKLPGLGFSIKEGEVTEEMLLQADEVFLSNSIFNIRWVGQVGHKYFTPNKVIEIVDALHLAFPKIFHRD
- a CDS encoding futalosine hydrolase, with the protein product MKVLVTAATELEIFPFVKKNSGAEIFIHGVGATNTAFALSQKINAAYDIVIQAGIAGSFTGNLQLGQTVAVAKDCFADLGLLHNGTLSSVFEMGLAGENDFPYKNGYLENYHPILQLLSLQKVNAATINLIISEKNYNQLVRQKYNAHLETMEGAAFHYVCLQKEIPFLQIRGISNYVGERDKSKWKMEEAIDNLCNSLEDILKIV